In Cognatishimia sp. WU-CL00825, one genomic interval encodes:
- a CDS encoding acyl CoA:acetate/3-ketoacid CoA transferase encodes MMPMKRKVVSAAEAAALIRDGDTLTTSGFVGIGVPDALLSAIETRFLDSGHPADLSLVFAAGQGDGKDRGLNHLGHEGLLKRVIGGHWGLIPKVAKLAIEGKIEGWNLPQGCISQLYRDIAAGKPGMVSKVGLETFVDPRLGGGAINDISTEPMVELIKIGGEDYLFYPAQNITVALLRGTTADEAGNISMEREALLIDNLAQAMAVKNAGGVVIVQVERIAEAHSLPAREVHIPGILVDAVVVADPKQHVQTYGTDYSHGFTNRIRAPQGEIPPMPLDMRKIIARRCAFELPVNGVINLGIGMPEGVAAVAAEEGLLSHLTLTAEPGVIGGQPASGLDFGAAINTDAVIPQNNQFDFYDGGGLDMACLGLAQADMAGNVNVSRFGPRLAGAGGFINISQNARRVVFAGTFTTAGLDVQVHDGHINIRKEGAVRKLIQAVEQITFSGPRAARIGQPVLFVTERCVFELSPQGLKLVEIAPGVDMERDILGQMDVAPIVAEVRQMDARIFQEAEMGLRNDLLHLDLPSRIAVDIETGQLFLNFEKMRVRSAEDISRVRQIVTKTCEGLSGRVDVIANYDGFQIDEMLEADWARMVEDMTQRYYSNVSRYSGSAFMRMKLHRVFPDARTHIFENKAQASRFIGASAANKTPATAPNSSRKP; translated from the coding sequence ATGATGCCTATGAAACGCAAAGTTGTCTCCGCCGCTGAAGCTGCCGCCCTAATCCGGGATGGTGACACCCTCACCACTTCTGGTTTCGTTGGTATTGGGGTTCCAGACGCGCTGTTATCGGCGATCGAGACCCGGTTTCTGGACAGCGGCCACCCGGCAGATCTGTCGCTGGTGTTTGCCGCGGGGCAAGGTGATGGCAAAGACCGCGGTCTCAATCATCTTGGACACGAGGGGCTGCTAAAGCGCGTGATCGGCGGGCATTGGGGATTGATCCCCAAGGTGGCCAAACTGGCCATCGAGGGCAAAATCGAGGGCTGGAACCTGCCGCAGGGCTGCATCAGTCAGCTCTACCGGGATATCGCGGCGGGCAAACCTGGAATGGTAAGCAAGGTCGGCCTTGAAACCTTTGTTGATCCACGGCTCGGGGGCGGCGCAATCAATGACATCAGCACCGAACCCATGGTTGAACTGATCAAGATAGGCGGCGAAGATTACCTGTTTTACCCGGCCCAAAACATCACCGTTGCGTTGTTGCGGGGCACCACGGCAGACGAAGCGGGCAATATCTCGATGGAACGCGAGGCGCTGTTGATCGACAATTTGGCTCAGGCCATGGCAGTTAAAAACGCCGGTGGCGTGGTGATTGTGCAGGTCGAAAGGATCGCAGAGGCCCACAGTCTGCCCGCCCGCGAGGTCCATATTCCGGGCATTCTTGTCGATGCCGTAGTGGTGGCAGATCCAAAACAACATGTGCAGACCTATGGCACGGATTATAGCCATGGTTTCACCAACCGTATTCGCGCGCCGCAGGGCGAAATTCCCCCGATGCCATTGGACATGCGTAAGATAATCGCCCGGCGCTGCGCTTTTGAATTGCCTGTGAATGGGGTGATTAACCTTGGGATCGGCATGCCCGAAGGGGTCGCTGCAGTTGCCGCCGAAGAGGGCTTGCTAAGCCACCTGACCCTGACCGCAGAGCCCGGCGTGATTGGCGGTCAGCCCGCCTCGGGGCTGGATTTTGGGGCGGCGATCAACACCGATGCGGTGATCCCGCAGAACAACCAGTTTGATTTCTACGATGGTGGTGGGTTGGATATGGCCTGTTTGGGGCTGGCGCAGGCTGATATGGCGGGCAACGTGAATGTCTCAAGGTTCGGACCAAGGCTGGCCGGTGCTGGTGGCTTTATCAACATTAGTCAAAACGCCCGACGCGTTGTGTTTGCCGGCACCTTCACCACCGCAGGGCTCGACGTTCAGGTGCATGATGGCCACATAAACATCCGCAAGGAAGGCGCTGTCCGAAAGCTTATTCAAGCGGTCGAGCAAATTACCTTTTCAGGCCCCCGCGCCGCGCGCATCGGCCAGCCCGTGTTGTTTGTCACAGAGCGCTGTGTTTTTGAACTGTCACCCCAGGGGCTCAAACTGGTGGAAATCGCCCCCGGCGTTGATATGGAACGCGACATTCTGGGGCAAATGGACGTCGCGCCGATTGTTGCCGAAGTGCGCCAGATGGATGCGCGCATTTTTCAAGAGGCCGAGATGGGGCTGCGCAATGATTTGCTGCATCTTGATCTGCCCAGCCGGATCGCCGTGGATATAGAAACCGGTCAATTGTTCCTGAATTTCGAAAAAATGCGTGTGCGCTCGGCCGAGGATATCAGCCGTGTGCGCCAGATCGTGACCAAAACCTGCGAGGGGCTGTCCGGGCGGGTGGATGTGATTGCCAATTATGATGGCTTTCAGATTGATGAAATGCTCGAAGCGGATTGGGCGCGCATGGTAGAGGACATGACCCAGCGCTATTACAGCAATGTCAGCCGGTATTCTGGCTCTGCGTTTATGCGTATGAAATTGCACAGGGTGTTTCCAGACGCGCGCACCCATATTTTTGAAAACAAAGCCCAAGCCAGCCGCTTTATCGGGGCGTCCGCTGCAAACAAGACCCCTGCGACGGCCCCCAACAGCAGCAGGAAACCCTAA
- a CDS encoding TIM barrel protein, with the protein MKFSANLGFLWNDMPLPNAIMAAKTAGFDAVECHWPYEHATADVQAALHATGLTMLGLNTARGDINKGEFGLSALPGRSKEARAAIDQAIAYATAIQAPNIHVMAGIATGDAAAQTFADNLGYACEKAADCGKTILIEPINSHDIPGYFLTTTDQALTFINALGAANLKLMFDCYHVQRMGGDVFQQLTDLQPWIGHIQIAAVPDRGAPDHGELDYNKVFSLLKTLGHSAAIGAEYKPQGDTEQSLGWLKAQKAHCG; encoded by the coding sequence GTGAAATTTTCCGCTAACTTGGGTTTCCTTTGGAACGATATGCCGTTGCCAAACGCCATTATGGCTGCAAAGACCGCGGGCTTTGATGCGGTTGAATGTCATTGGCCTTATGAGCATGCAACAGCAGATGTGCAGGCCGCGTTGCACGCCACCGGGTTAACGATGCTTGGCCTGAACACGGCGCGCGGTGACATCAACAAAGGTGAATTTGGGCTGTCTGCCCTGCCGGGGCGCAGCAAAGAAGCGCGGGCCGCCATAGATCAAGCCATCGCTTATGCCACGGCCATTCAGGCCCCCAACATTCATGTTATGGCCGGGATCGCCACAGGTGACGCCGCCGCGCAGACCTTTGCGGACAACCTGGGTTATGCCTGTGAAAAAGCCGCAGACTGCGGCAAAACCATCTTGATTGAACCGATCAACAGCCATGACATTCCGGGCTATTTTCTGACAACAACCGATCAGGCCCTGACGTTCATCAACGCGCTGGGGGCGGCAAATCTAAAACTGATGTTTGACTGTTACCATGTGCAACGCATGGGGGGTGATGTGTTTCAGCAGCTCACTGATTTGCAGCCGTGGATCGGCCACATACAGATCGCCGCAGTGCCGGATCGTGGTGCGCCCGATCACGGGGAACTTGACTATAACAAGGTGTTTTCGCTCTTAAAAACCTTGGGCCACAGCGCGGCGATTGGGGCTGAATATAAACCGCAAGGCGACACGGAACAGTCATTGGGCTGGCTCAAGGCGCAAAAGGCACACTGCGGCTAA
- a CDS encoding DUF1611 domain-containing protein, whose translation MKTEIQTGDTVRRPIRGAQAPPMIGDKPTRTSSLTQIPTAVVYCEGNFAKIDGKTANGLVRHSEAYQIVSVIDSTRSGENSGQVLDDVLNNIPIFKDLDAAVGRELHKPDTFIYGMAPSSGQLSTFDRGVVLDAIARGMNIVSGLHEYLSDDSEITQAAIARQVTLRDIRKPKPSKDMRLFDGSVAGVAALRIAVLGTDCAIGKRTTATVLARHLNAIGVKTVLVGTGQTGLMQGAKYGVAMDAVPPQFCCGELEGAIVAASEAEQPEVILIEGQGALSHPAFCTSAFILRGSQPDAVILQHAPKRAHRCDFPDMRMPTPASEIALIEAFADTKVIGVTLNHESMSETEITNTIAHLTKKLSLPVTDVLSRPAAHLLDMVVGAYPGLQQETSLGAI comes from the coding sequence ATGAAAACCGAAATCCAGACGGGTGATACTGTACGCCGTCCCATCAGGGGCGCTCAAGCGCCTCCTATGATCGGTGACAAACCGACACGAACGTCTTCGCTCACTCAGATCCCGACCGCGGTTGTCTATTGCGAAGGCAACTTTGCCAAAATTGATGGCAAGACAGCGAACGGCCTTGTGCGTCATTCAGAGGCGTACCAAATTGTCTCGGTCATCGACAGTACCCGCAGCGGTGAGAACAGCGGGCAGGTTCTGGATGACGTTTTGAACAATATACCAATTTTCAAAGACCTAGATGCTGCCGTCGGCCGCGAGCTCCATAAGCCTGATACATTCATCTATGGAATGGCTCCCTCATCAGGGCAGCTTTCGACTTTTGATCGTGGCGTCGTGCTCGATGCAATCGCGCGTGGAATGAACATCGTTAGTGGCTTGCATGAATATCTGAGCGACGACTCCGAAATCACGCAAGCGGCGATAGCAAGACAAGTCACCTTGCGCGACATCCGCAAACCAAAGCCCAGCAAAGATATGCGTTTATTTGACGGCAGTGTCGCTGGGGTCGCTGCTCTGCGGATTGCTGTTCTTGGAACCGATTGCGCCATTGGCAAAAGAACCACTGCAACGGTTTTGGCCCGGCATTTGAACGCGATCGGCGTCAAGACTGTACTGGTGGGCACAGGCCAGACGGGTCTGATGCAGGGCGCAAAATATGGTGTGGCCATGGATGCCGTGCCGCCCCAATTCTGCTGCGGCGAACTTGAGGGCGCTATTGTTGCGGCCTCAGAAGCGGAGCAACCCGAAGTGATTTTGATCGAAGGCCAAGGTGCATTGAGCCATCCAGCGTTCTGCACATCAGCCTTTATCTTACGCGGTAGCCAACCGGACGCTGTCATCCTTCAGCATGCTCCCAAACGGGCCCATCGTTGCGATTTTCCTGACATGCGAATGCCCACACCGGCGAGTGAGATTGCTTTGATCGAGGCATTTGCTGACACCAAGGTCATCGGCGTTACGCTCAATCACGAAAGTATGTCTGAAACCGAGATCACAAACACCATTGCCCACCTGACAAAAAAACTCAGCCTGCCTGTGACTGATGTTCTCAGCAGACCAGCTGCACATTTGCTCGACATGGTTGTTGGGGCTTATCCCGGTCTACAGCAAGAAACGTCGTTGGGCGCGATTTGA
- a CDS encoding alanine/ornithine racemase family PLP-dependent enzyme, giving the protein MKCPRIDVDLRKIRHNTRTIVERLKVGGIRVSAVTKAVCGHPAIAQAMLDGGAQGLAEARLSNVRRLRQVGMTCPITLIRTPMLSQVDDVVQFCEASYNTEVTVIEALAVAALQQNKVHGIILMVEMGDQREGIMPQDIGHMAQQVVDMPGVVLKGIGANFACLSGIAPTAAKMQALSILAIDVEKQSGPSLDTVSGGNSVNLPWAFGARITGRINDLRVGEAILLGVDPITGNQIGGMFRDAFTLVAEVIETDTICARQPMNCADPTLATIRLVPATSETTRIILAIGYQDTDAAGLSMPSGNTLIGATSDHLVVGAKDTALCVGSEMQFNMNYGALMRAMAAPDILTILHDDRPDQNTHHHQGPSKHLALV; this is encoded by the coding sequence TTGAAGTGCCCGCGCATAGACGTTGATCTGCGCAAGATACGCCACAACACTCGCACGATTGTCGAGCGGTTAAAGGTGGGTGGCATCCGCGTGAGCGCAGTGACCAAAGCTGTGTGTGGCCATCCGGCCATCGCCCAAGCAATGCTTGATGGTGGCGCACAGGGTTTGGCCGAGGCGCGGTTGAGCAATGTTAGGCGCTTACGCCAAGTTGGGATGACTTGCCCAATCACCTTGATCAGAACTCCAATGCTGAGCCAGGTCGATGACGTGGTGCAATTCTGCGAGGCGAGCTACAACACAGAGGTTACTGTGATTGAGGCCTTGGCTGTTGCCGCGCTCCAGCAAAACAAGGTTCACGGCATTATTCTGATGGTCGAAATGGGTGACCAACGAGAAGGGATCATGCCACAAGACATCGGCCATATGGCTCAGCAGGTGGTGGACATGCCCGGCGTGGTGCTGAAAGGCATTGGAGCCAACTTCGCGTGTCTGAGTGGGATTGCACCAACCGCCGCCAAGATGCAGGCTTTGTCTATTCTTGCCATTGACGTCGAAAAACAAAGTGGCCCATCGCTTGATACAGTATCTGGCGGCAATTCTGTAAATTTGCCATGGGCGTTTGGTGCGCGCATCACAGGGCGGATTAATGATCTACGCGTCGGAGAAGCAATTCTGCTTGGTGTCGATCCGATCACAGGGAATCAGATCGGTGGAATGTTTCGAGATGCCTTCACGCTTGTCGCCGAAGTTATTGAGACAGACACCATCTGTGCGCGCCAACCTATGAACTGTGCCGATCCTACCTTGGCAACAATTCGGCTTGTTCCCGCCACTTCAGAAACGACGCGTATCATTCTTGCCATTGGGTATCAGGACACGGATGCGGCAGGGCTCTCGATGCCGTCGGGCAATACTCTCATCGGTGCAACAAGTGATCATCTGGTTGTTGGTGCCAAAGACACAGCGCTCTGCGTTGGATCGGAAATGCAGTTTAACATGAACTATGGCGCCTTGATGCGCGCCATGGCCGCTCCTGATATTCTAACAATTCTGCATGATGATCGACCGGATCAAAACACACATCATCACCAAGGCCCAAGCAAACACCTAGCATTGGTTTGA
- a CDS encoding monovalent cation:proton antiporter-2 (CPA2) family protein: MDSFLFQASIYLVAAVIAVPIAARLGLGSVLGYLTAGVIIGPVLGLVGSSQTQDLQHFAEFGVVMMLFLIGLELDPRALWAMRHKLIGLGGLQIVLTTLAIMVGMMALGYIWSIALAVGLIFALSSTAIVLQTLSEKGLMQTAGGRSTFAVLLTQDIAVIPMLAVLPLLALPKVMTLAPDGSINRNLEDAHDAAHASYSLVEGLPGWGVTLVTLAAVAAVILAGIYLIRPLFRFIHAARLREMYTATALLIVIGIAFLMTLVGLSPALGTFLAGVVLANSEFRHELESDIEPFKGLLLGLFFIAVGAQIDFRTLFGDPLNILGMTLAVMAIKAVLLCILGRAFGLRGRNQWLFALGLAQAGEFGFVLISFAIQQNVIPVALSEQLLLVVALSMLITPLLFILHDVITRRMSDGEELLDPDVIDATGPVIIAGIGRFGQVVNRLVRASGFKTVILDHDMNAVAAMRRFGIKGFFGDPTRPELMKAAGLKDARVLVVAVDDPESALKLVTHARRERPDLHIVARARDRRQVFRLYQAGANDIVREMFDSSLRAGRYVLENMGLSEYEASISEQTFFQHDRQGVRELAQLWDPDIPAGENQAYIDRAKELEAELETSLLAALEKTEAAE, from the coding sequence ATGGACAGTTTCTTGTTTCAAGCTTCAATCTATCTGGTCGCTGCAGTGATTGCAGTGCCGATTGCGGCGCGGTTGGGGCTTGGGTCGGTGTTGGGCTATTTGACGGCCGGGGTGATTATTGGCCCGGTGTTGGGACTTGTGGGCTCGTCACAAACTCAGGATTTGCAGCATTTCGCGGAATTTGGCGTTGTGATGATGCTGTTTCTGATTGGGTTGGAACTTGATCCGCGGGCGTTGTGGGCGATGCGACACAAGTTGATTGGCCTGGGGGGGTTGCAGATTGTGCTGACCACTTTGGCGATCATGGTGGGCATGATGGCGCTAGGGTATATCTGGAGCATTGCGTTGGCGGTGGGGTTGATCTTTGCCCTGTCGTCCACCGCCATTGTGTTGCAGACCCTGTCAGAAAAGGGCCTGATGCAAACCGCGGGGGGACGGTCGACCTTTGCGGTGCTTTTGACCCAGGATATCGCAGTGATCCCGATGTTGGCGGTTTTGCCGTTGCTGGCGCTGCCCAAGGTGATGACGCTGGCCCCTGATGGCTCGATCAACCGGAACCTTGAGGACGCACATGACGCCGCACACGCGTCTTATTCGCTGGTTGAGGGCCTGCCGGGCTGGGGCGTTACATTGGTGACTTTGGCGGCGGTTGCTGCGGTGATCCTGGCCGGCATCTATTTGATCCGCCCGTTGTTCCGCTTTATTCACGCGGCGCGCCTTCGTGAGATGTACACCGCCACCGCCCTGCTGATCGTGATTGGCATTGCGTTTCTGATGACGCTGGTGGGCCTGTCGCCTGCTTTGGGCACCTTCCTTGCCGGCGTTGTTCTGGCAAACTCGGAATTCCGCCACGAGCTGGAAAGCGATATCGAGCCATTCAAGGGCCTGTTGTTGGGCTTGTTCTTCATTGCCGTGGGGGCGCAGATTGATTTTCGCACCCTGTTTGGTGACCCTCTGAACATATTGGGCATGACCCTGGCGGTGATGGCAATCAAGGCGGTTCTGCTGTGTATTCTAGGGCGGGCATTTGGCCTGCGGGGGCGCAATCAATGGCTGTTTGCCTTGGGTTTGGCGCAGGCCGGTGAATTTGGCTTTGTGCTGATATCCTTTGCGATCCAACAGAATGTAATCCCAGTGGCCCTCAGTGAGCAGCTTTTGCTGGTGGTGGCGTTATCGATGCTGATCACACCTTTGCTGTTCATTTTGCACGACGTGATCACCCGTCGTATGAGTGATGGCGAAGAGCTGCTGGATCCGGATGTGATTGATGCCACCGGGCCGGTGATCATTGCGGGCATTGGGCGGTTTGGTCAGGTGGTCAATCGGCTGGTGCGCGCCTCGGGTTTCAAAACCGTGATTTTGGATCATGACATGAATGCGGTTGCCGCCATGCGCCGCTTTGGCATCAAAGGATTTTTTGGCGACCCAACCCGCCCCGAGTTGATGAAAGCAGCTGGGCTAAAGGATGCCCGGGTTTTGGTGGTGGCGGTGGATGATCCCGAAAGCGCGCTAAAACTGGTGACGCACGCGCGCCGCGAACGGCCTGACCTGCATATTGTCGCCCGGGCGCGGGATCGCCGTCAGGTGTTTCGCCTGTATCAGGCCGGTGCCAACGACATCGTGCGCGAAATGTTTGACAGCTCGTTGCGCGCAGGCCGCTACGTTCTGGAGAATATGGGCCTGTCAGAGTATGAGGCCTCGATTTCAGAACAGACCTTTTTCCAGCATGACCGTCAGGGCGTGCGCGAACTGGCACAACTGTGGGATCCTGATATTCCGGCCGGGGAAAACCAAGCCTATATCGACCGGGCCAAAGAGTTGGAAGCCGAGTTGGAAACCTCGCTTTTGGCCGCGCTGGAAAAGACCGAGGCGGCAGAATAG
- a CDS encoding Lrp/AsnC family transcriptional regulator: MLDEIDKRLLAALQTDAHLTAQQLSDQLHLSSSQVGRRRQRLEAEGYIQNYAAKLDPVRLGLSVQAFVQVQLGTHGPDQAKGFGRLVNTRPEVISAWTLTGDADYMLRVFCADLQSLNTLIHEILLPHPAVSRVQSQIVMDQFKRDAPLPT; this comes from the coding sequence ATGCTGGATGAAATCGACAAACGCTTGCTGGCGGCCTTGCAGACCGACGCCCATTTGACGGCGCAGCAACTTAGTGACCAGTTGCATTTGTCGTCGAGCCAAGTTGGGCGACGCAGGCAGCGGCTGGAAGCCGAGGGCTATATTCAGAATTATGCCGCCAAGCTTGACCCGGTGCGCCTGGGGCTTTCGGTGCAGGCCTTTGTGCAGGTGCAGTTGGGCACCCATGGGCCGGATCAGGCCAAGGGCTTTGGGCGTTTGGTGAACACCCGCCCCGAGGTCATCAGCGCTTGGACCCTGACCGGGGACGCCGATTACATGCTGCGGGTATTCTGTGCCGATCTGCAAAGCCTGAACACTCTGATCCACGAAATTCTGTTGCCGCATCCTGCCGTGAGTCGGGTGCAAAGCCAGATCGTCATGGACCAATTCAAACGCGACGCGCCCCTGCCGACCTGA
- the hppD gene encoding 4-hydroxyphenylpyruvate dioxygenase gives MGPFPHDAPRAEISSFNPAGTDGFEFVEFAHPEPQQLRDLFQRMGYAHTATHKTKDIELWQQGDVTYILNNEPDSFALRFVTEHGPCAPSMGWRVVDAQKAYAHAVSKGAEPYDADDKTLDWPAIKGIGGSLIYFTDQYYDSSPFNDEFNWLTQSKPEGDGFYYLDHLTHNVFKGNMDKWFKFYGDLFNFREIRFFDIEGKFTGLLSRALTSPCGKIRIPINEDRGETGQIVSYLKKYNGEGIQHIAVGTEDIYGATDKIAAKGLKFMPGPPETYYKLSKERVAGHDEPLDRMMKHGILIDGEGVVDGGETKILLQIFSKTVIGPIFFEFIQRKGDDGFGEGNFKALFESIEQEQIDSGELQAPAAE, from the coding sequence ATGGGTCCTTTTCCACATGATGCGCCACGCGCAGAGATATCCAGTTTTAACCCAGCTGGCACCGACGGATTTGAGTTCGTCGAGTTTGCCCATCCAGAGCCACAGCAACTGCGCGATTTGTTTCAGCGCATGGGCTATGCTCACACCGCCACCCATAAAACCAAAGATATCGAACTTTGGCAGCAAGGCGATGTCACCTATATTCTGAACAACGAACCTGACAGCTTTGCGCTGCGGTTTGTAACCGAACATGGCCCCTGTGCGCCCTCTATGGGTTGGCGGGTGGTTGACGCGCAAAAGGCCTATGCACACGCGGTGTCCAAAGGGGCAGAACCCTATGATGCGGACGACAAAACCCTTGATTGGCCTGCGATCAAAGGCATTGGCGGATCGTTGATCTACTTCACCGATCAATATTACGACAGTTCACCCTTTAACGACGAATTCAACTGGCTCACCCAGTCCAAACCCGAAGGCGACGGGTTTTATTACCTCGATCACCTCACCCATAATGTCTTTAAAGGCAACATGGACAAATGGTTCAAATTCTATGGCGACCTGTTCAACTTTCGCGAAATCCGGTTTTTTGACATCGAAGGTAAATTCACCGGTCTTTTGTCACGTGCCCTAACCAGCCCGTGTGGCAAGATCCGCATTCCAATTAACGAAGACCGCGGCGAAACCGGGCAGATCGTCAGCTATTTGAAGAAATACAATGGCGAGGGCATTCAGCACATCGCCGTTGGCACCGAAGACATCTATGGCGCAACAGATAAGATTGCCGCCAAGGGTCTGAAATTCATGCCAGGCCCGCCAGAAACCTATTACAAACTGTCCAAAGAGCGGGTCGCGGGCCACGACGAGCCGTTGGATCGCATGATGAAACACGGCATCTTGATTGATGGCGAGGGTGTGGTTGATGGCGGGGAAACCAAGATCCTGTTGCAGATATTCTCTAAAACAGTGATCGGTCCGATCTTCTTTGAATTCATCCAGCGCAAGGGTGATGACGGGTTTGGCGAAGGCAATTTCAAAGCTCTGTTTGAAAGCATTGAACAAGAGCAGATCGACAGCGGCGAGCTTCAGGCCCCTGCGGCTGAATAA